From the Mustelus asterias unplaced genomic scaffold, sMusAst1.hap1.1 HAP1_SCAFFOLD_120, whole genome shotgun sequence genome, one window contains:
- the LOC144484609 gene encoding putative G-protein coupled receptor 139: protein MRMFSVTDWMAQQLVFRALSVTHLSVSFYLTANLVTIVILSRGRCGLSRCITYYLIAIALTDFLVIITAIILNRIGRIYFQNSVLSTTPACTLSALLVYVARDMSVWLTVAFTIDRFVAICCQGLKARYCTEKAALLVIGIVCALSCVRNVPFYFTYQPLYTLDGVPWFCAVKSSYYTVPAWQAYDWLDHILTPFLPFLLILFLNALTVKHILAASRARRRLRGTESHGDPEMANRKRSIILLFAISLSFLLLWVTYVVHFLYVRITGEGYRTSLDFKDPRYILQEAANMLQLVSSCNNVFIYTVAQTKFREDLKKVLLCPFTTLTG from the coding sequence ATGAGGATGTTTTCAGTAACTGATTGGATGGCGCAGCAGCTGGTGTTTCGAGCGCTCTCGGTAacacatctctctgtctctttctatctcACAGCCAACTTGGTGACGATCGTAATCTTATCCCGAGGACGGTGCGGACTGTCACGGTGCATCACCTACTACCTGATCGCGATAGCATTGACTGATTTCCTTGTCATCATCACCGCCATAATCCTCAACCGGATTGGCCGCATCTACTTTCAGAACAGCGTCCTGTCTACCACCCCCGCATGCACACTCAGCGCTCTGCTGGTCTATGTTGCCCGGGATATGTCCGTCTGGTTGACAGTGGCTTTCACCATCGACCGTTTTGTGGCCATCTGCTGCCAGGGCCTGAAGGCCAGATACTGCACCGAGAAAGCAGCATTGCTGGTTATAGGAATAGTCTGTGCCCTGAGCTGTGTCAGGAATGTCCCTTTCTACTTCACTTACCAGCCCTTGTACACCCTGGACGGGGTGCCCTGGTTCTGTGCTGTTAAGTCCAGCTATTACACGGTGCCCGCCTGGCAGGCCTATGACTGGCTGGACCACATCTTAACTCCGTTTCTCCCGTTCCTGCTCATCCTGTTTCTTAACGCGCTGACCGTTAAACACATCTTAGCggccagcagagcccgcaggagactccggggcaCGGAGAGTCACGGGGACCCAGAGATGGCCAACCGCAAGAGGTCCATCATCCTGCTCTTCGCCATCTCCCTCAGCTTCCTCCTCCTCTGGGTCACCTATGTCGTACATTTCCTCTATGTGCGGATTACAGGTGAGGGCTACCGCACCAGCCTGGATTTCAAAGACCCACGGTACATCCTTCAGGAAGCAGCAAACATGCTCCAGCTAGTCAGTTCCTGCAACAACGTCTTCATTTACACAGTCGCCCAGACCAAGTTCCGAGAGGACCTGAAGAAGGTTCTGCTATGCCCCTTCACCACGCTCACTGGCTAA